From Lycium ferocissimum isolate CSIRO_LF1 chromosome 12, AGI_CSIRO_Lferr_CH_V1, whole genome shotgun sequence, one genomic window encodes:
- the LOC132039412 gene encoding uncharacterized mitochondrial protein AtMg00810-like, whose translation MLLCKGNKWEAGTDERPGLKSALCAPCTVGKDNCKVEPLAAYKYSIQSLSQFMHSPKLSHMEVAIRVVRYIKQSPEKGVLMSSNASNQLHAYCDADWASCPTTRRSVSGYLMKLGDSLISWKSKKYATISRSLAEAEYRSLASMVVEIV comes from the exons ATGCTGCTTTGCAAGGGGAACAAGTGGGAAGCTGG AACTGATGAGAGACCTGGTCTGAAATCTGCTCTTTGTGCACCTTGCACTGTCGGTAAAGACAACTGTAAAGTCGAGCCACTTGCTGCATACAAGTACAGCa TTCAAAGTCTTAGTCAATTCATGCACTCTCCTAAGCTGTCTCACATGGAAGTTGCTATAAGAGTGGTAAGGTACATCAAACAGTCACCAGAAAAAGGAGTTCTTATGTCATCTAATGCTTCTAATCAATTGCATGCATACTGTGATGCTGATTGGGCCTCATGTCCTACAACTAGAAGATCAGTTAGTGGATATTTGATGAAGTTGGGAGATTCACTTATTTCATGGAAATCTAAAAAATATGCTACAATTTCTAGAAGTTTAGCTGAAGCAGAATACAGGAGTCTTGCATCTATGGTTGTTGAGATTGTTTAA